The nucleotide window TTATCATGATAATCTTCATTCTTTGTGATGTAGCTGTTAAAGATCCACACGGATGCGCGCAGGATTTGTCTCATGACCCCTCGTGGGTGGCACGGCTATCAAGGACACAATCTCGTAGTTCGTGATTATGGCAACACCGCCTGTACCCACTACTTACTCGCTAGAAACgtctttggtcccatttccaatccggggcatGGCCGgccagcttgtgggaacgaaacatatgatataaaagacaacaaaagacacaaaaagtattaaaaaaattactcctaaccatatatattgtgtattttcttgatatgcattttgttatttttcgttttgttgcaaacagcccggccgggcccagaTTGGAAATGGGGCCGAAGAATTAAACAGTGTTTCTGTGTTAGCCGTGACTGTAACTGATAACCTCTTTGGAACCATTGATCTACTGAAACATGTCATACCTGTCTGTATTCGACCTACCATCTTGTTATGACCGTATGACCTTGCGTTAACTGATAGACAGTACTCTTCGCCTGGCAAGGTTGGCGCCGAGAGGAAAGCGCTATGTGCCGTGAATTTTGATAGACCATTTACTTTACAACTGTCACGTTAAGTAAAATCGTCTCTTTTCATTCAAGTCAGGAATTCAAAGTACTTTTAGATCTCCGTAAATCACCGAACGGTGCGAGAAAAAGGCATCTTATTAGCTGTGAATTTTCAGTAGTCACTGAAGAAAccgtgttttgtgtttttgtcctcCAGCTTCAAGAGAAGCTGCCTTCGTACACGCCATCACCTCGGCAGGGGTGGCCTACAGCGTCACTAAAGCATGCGCAGAGGGCACCTCTCCGGACTGCGGCTGCGACAACAGACACAAGGTAACGGTCGACACTTCATCAACAAAATATCGGCCATTCAGGTGACAGAGATGAACAATGTGATTGGTTGGGCTGGGTCAGGTGACCAAGATGACAGCCTCAATGGACGCCGTGTTAAACAGAACAGTTTGGCATAGTTGTAGTCATAGTAGTAGTTTAAAAACAGATTTTACAACAATCTCTTCGTATAAGGTAGACAATAAGATGCGTTTGCCCGCTACAGGGACCTCCTGGCGAGGGATGGAAGTGGGGAGGATGCAGTGAAGATGTCTTCTTCGGCACCAAGTTCTCGCGAGACTTCGTGGACGCGAGAATACGGGGAAGGCGAGACGGGCGATCAGCCATGGACAGACACAACAATGAGGCAGGCAGACAGGTAGAGAAACACAACTAAATAATTTCCTTAGCTTACTCAATCTAAACTTATCATAAAGTTTTGACAGCAACTGGTACATTTTTAGGATAATTTTAACCTATCCTCTTGAAAATAAAATCTACGTCCCCCAAATTAATCGGAAAGCTTAATCTTGGTCAACTGGACCTGACGCAAGTTCAGAGTTAAATTTCCGGTTGAAAAAAAGTGTCCATGCAATATCACATTGACCCAAACAGCCACGAACACAACTTGCTGTCTGTTCAGAGTAACATCTGTCTTCTGGCGTTGTCCGAGCGGCACCCTTTCAAGTGTTAGTCATAATCCAACTGTCATCGCACTCCGACGTCATCGTTTCTGACGTTAAGCCAATAATTTTGCGTGGAACAAATCGTGCATTTCTGTAGGCTATGATTTTGGTCGTCTATTTTCACACCCGCGGTGCGTTTGATGTTTCGACCAGAATCATAGCTAAGTTGGCGGGGTGGCCGCCGGTTTGTCCACGCCTCAATGACCATCGGAACTGATGACGTCGAACTAAAGTCAAACCTATAATTTTGACAACAACCGTTGGCTAAAAAAAGGCGTTGTATAGACCCTGGGATGAAACGATGGACGCATTAGACAGTGCTGTGGTATTGACCGACCGGTTTCCCAGCACATGCTGGAAAGGTCGAATTTGAGGCAAATGACTAGTTTGTCGTTGAAGGCATTTGTAAACTTTGCTCAAACTTTGCATCCGTGCCTAGCGTAATATAAGAAGGATTACGGGTCTTAGATGTAAGAGGTTGAGCCTTGAGGGATAGCCCCGGACATAAAGAAAGGCACAGTAACCTGTCCGTGTCACTACTCTGTTGTCACAACAGGTCCAATCCCCCGGACAAACCGCAAAACTCAAGTTTGTGAGAACTCGACTTTGTGCATTAGCACGCGCCAGTTACGCTTTCACAGTGGTAAAACCTTTAAATATAACTTGAAGTTATACTGGTGGAAGTTGAAATGTCAAACTCTATTCTTTTTTTGTTCCGATTGTGGTTGGTGTTGCTCTAGTGAATAGTATATCCTTCGTGGAAACATGGATCGTTAGTTTTACGTCAACGCCTTTACAAACGCCGTAAACCACAAATACAACGTGGAAGCATGCTGGTACAGGGCAGAAAAGTCCGCCATTATTCGTTTTGTTCCTCTCATGGATTGTGACGTTCGGGCTAAGAGCACGTTTCCTTCCGTGGAAGGGTGGCAGACGAGATTTACGTCAGCACGTTTTCAAACATGTGAACCCTTAATTGGCCTAAGTACAACCGTTAACGATAAAAGTATACCCGGTTTTTAGCTGTTAAAAATAGAGCTAAGAATGAAAAGTCAGgaatcatatactagtacttaattctaaagatagcttttgatgttcAGATGAAGAGCGCACCCCGCTTTCGCTGACTAGAGGTTTGAGCATTGCGCTGGCATTTTGACCAAGACTTTTAGTGGGTCTGGAATTAAGACAAATACTGTCGATTGGAACACCATTTAACGTCTTCTGTCGCTCATTGAATAGGAAACAAAACAGCAAGTATTTTTCTGTGGTACAACAAATGTTCATAATCATGTTAGCACTGATCCCATAACTAAGTCTGATGACAGACCCGTTGGAAGAGCATTACAGGAGCGCTACAAGTAATGATACTTTACCGTAGCGTTTCATGTAATAGTGACACTACTGCATTTAGGTCATGTGGGTTTagagcgtgcaaataaagatcactATATTTTTTATTTCCCCCTTCTTGTGTAACATATGctgatgatttttcccattgttCCTCCAGTCTATCATGAAGAACCTGCAGCTGAAGTGTAAGTGCCACGGCCTGTCGGGCAGCTGTGAGATCAAGACCTGCTGGTGGGCCCAGCCAGACTTCCGCACGGTGGGAAACGTGCTGAAGGACAAGTACGACTCCGCCTCCGAGATGGCCGTGGAGCGCCACCGCGAGCCCTCCGGCATGGTCGACTCCCTCTACCCGCGGTACAGCTTCTTCAAGGCGCCCGGTAAGGACGACCTCATCTACTTCGAGAACTCGCCCAACTTCTGTGAGCCGAACAACTCTACAGGCTCGCTGGGAACCAAGGGGAGGGAGTGTAACATCACGAGCCACGGCATCGACGGGTGCCAGCTGATGTGCTGCGGCAGGGGCTGGAACACGCGGACCGAGATGAGAACTGAGAAGTGCCACTGCCAGTTCCACTGGTGCTGCTACGTCACGTGTCAGGAGTGCCAGAAGAAGCACCAGGTGCACACGTGTAAATGACGCGACTAAAGTGGTGGTGAGGTACTCGGCATATCTTGATGACATCATCGTTAGGAACATCACCGTTGAGACTGACATCACACGAAGGACATTAGACGGTGTTAAAAAGATACAGCCTCACCAATTAAGTTTACCGTACATAAAATATAGATGAAGTCAAGTCAAATGGCAACACGGTCAAAGCTGGTACGTTTATGTGGAACTTCTACACAGTTTAACATGGATTGGACAACCTACAAGACTCTATTCTAATCATATGGGGGGGCTCAAGTACTAGTGAATGTGTTAAATTCATCCCAAATAAGCTCTGACGGTACCAAAACACTTGCTGAAGTTTCTGCCCCTGATGCATCGCCAAAAACGATTGGGCAACTGTCCCCATCAGCTACCAATGTGTGATTTTCTAACAGCATATTCAAATTGATACTATAAAACCAATGATTTCCACGTTTCATGTAAAACGTCACCTTTTGGAGCCATCGCTGACCAAGAGAAATGGGTGTTTGGGTAATTCATTTGCACTGGGTGTTAACAAGGTTGTGTCCTGAATGAAGACACTACGCACATTTCACTTACAGTATCAACTCAAGATCATAGTTCGTGGTCTGTCATCATGTAATGTCCTAGTGTAGCGACTTGATGGGTATCTACTGTCCTCGTTCATTGTGATGGTTAGGCACATTAGTGGTTCGTTCGAATAGCAACACAGTATCTTTTATGGCCatgttttgtacattatttCTATTGACGTTTGTATCTTTGAAGTCTTGATGTTTGTGGCTTCGCTCTTCCTGTACATTTGTAAAGaatgaaatgttgtatttacTTTAAAGGAGGAAAGAAGTAAGGGAAGACCTGCAAGTCTTTCTTTTTACGATGGTGACTTTCAAAGATGTTCTATTTATTGGTTCCTTGTAAATGTTATATTGCTTGTGTGTTATGACTATCAAGATGAACTGTTATAACGTTAAGCCTTTGTCTTAAGGCTGTAGGATGACGTATAAGCATCCTTTGGGTCAACTGACCCTGCATTTTGTCATTCGAAGATGCTTTAACCAAAGCCACAAAAGCTTTATCTTTATATCTATACATTATAGATTTGTATATGTTTCATGTTGACGTTTTATAGCTAGATACTATCAGTGTGTAAAATATCTTTTTATCAGCTAACAATATCATAGCATATCTCTTTTGGACCTTCTTGCTACAGACACATTTTACTATAAACTGACAGGACAAGCTAGTAAAGGTTCTGCTTTTTTGAAGTAAAAAATATTGTGCTTATAAATCTATTGGTTTAGATGAGTATTTGTAGAAAAGTAAGTTAGCATATTCTTAAACACTTTCTTGACTGTCAAAGATCAGTTGGGTTCAAGCATCGAATGAAAGCACTGCACCTGACTCTGGAGAATGAAAGTATCATCCAGAAAAAAGTAGCTGCAACACATTGAGATTTCTTGTTTTGCCCTCACACCAAGTTACATAGAAGCAAAAGATGACATAGATCACCTACTAGGTAGTACCTAGACCAGCCAGTTCCAACTGCCATAGTAGTGAAGGCTAATAGCAGTCGTTCGCAGATTGTGAAAGTATTGCATTATGACGTTTTTAACAGATGTATTCAACAGAACTGTGTAGAGCTGTGAAAAAAAGTGTTGTTCTCGGTACATGGTAGTTAGAATCAACCTTCTCTCTCCGCAGATGTGGTTCCTTAAGGATCCCTCAgtggggagaaggttaagtgacTACAGCACTTTTAACCTTATCACTTGGTGCTGGCTTCTGGTATGATAGAGCTTGGCTTTTGCTGGTAAGATTTTCTATGATGAGTAAAGACATCTTCAAATTACTTGAGTCTACATTCTCATCcgtaagaagaaagaaaaccaAGAAGGGCACCCAAAGCATTGTTCATACCAAAAGCTGACAACAGGCGTGAGTGAGCACTAGTGAGTCTACATTTGCCCATGTCGTGTTCTAATGGCTTCATGTGACGATTGCTGTAAATATGGATACAACATGCGCCAGGTTTCAATAAATCATTCTATTTTTAATACGAAACTCTCGGGGATGTTTACTGCCTTTGTGACTGTCAAAAGTATGCTCCTCTTTATAATCATTGTTATGATCATAATCCTAATTATGAGATGCACCCAAATATAATCTTGGAGCTGGAACCAATTGGTACTAAATGAACAAATTCTTTAACCCATCAACAAATTTAAAATGCCTTGAAGTTAGCGACAACAAAGATTAAGTACAGAATTTaaggtagttgtttacattaTGAATTGCCCAGCATCATTAACACACTGAATTGAGATTTTCAGCTTTCATCTTGATGTTTAATTTGATTGTTATCCTCAttataatcaaatacatgtcCATACATTGAGATGACAACACAGATTCTATAGCATTGGCTAAGGCTCTTGGTCCCATATACATATCTAGTGACCAGAAGTAAATATCACAGGACATAGCTAACATCAGCTAGCCAGCTTGCACCAATTTTGTTTGGAGCGTATCCTTTAGTTTATAACATCTTATTGAGACAGTACACTGAGAAGAATTGTACTGCCATGATTATTGCTATCCTTTACCAACACCACTGGTTTTCAATGATCACTTTTCTGGATAAAACAGGGCCaatgtaaacaaacattttcaccaagaACAGGATTTTGTGAGTGGTGAATGTTTAGAAGAGTTCAACATTGTCACATCGGTCAGTTTGCCCAAGTTTCAAGAATATGTTTGGGGCTATAAACACTAATTCCTAGCTCCCATGAGCTAACCTCTGAACTTACGATGCTAAGAGTGCTGACCGTTTccacagctgaattttgtacgacaaaaACAGGACTAATTCTACTGTCAGAAACCCAtcacatgaccaaagtgacaagGCTCTACTAAACCTACCTACAGGAATGATAGCCTTATTGGTTGATTACTtgccatatgtaacatttggtaATCACACAAACATCCTGATAATCTTACATtacaaatacaacatttaaCCATTACACACATCAACATTTCTATTGTAGAAGTTGTTATAAACAACGGTCACTGTAATAGTTCATATCTATACATTTTTGCCCTTATATAGTTTTTTCTGTACCTGATAAGCtgatatcatgcaaattttgtCTGCAACATGTGCATAGTTAACTCACTTCTTTATTTTCTTCCAAATTATTGCTTAAAAAAGAAATGCTTCATTTGATGTTGCTCACTTGTTGTCAGCGATATTACTggtattaaaaaaacatgaatgtAGAAGTACCCATTGGAAATAGGAACTTCATACTTGTAGCGTAGTGAGTGCATGTTCTTTCAGGTAATTTCAACCCCAACACAAGTGTTAACACATGAATTATCATTCTTTTATGGAATTGAAAGGTCCTAGATTTCAATTTTTGGTTCCTGATTTACCAGAGCATACATGACTGAATCAcagcattgttgttgttgtccgtGCCTTACATCTATCAGTTTGCTAGACATGGACTAAAGGTGCTAAACATAGACAACCCACAGTGTTGAACATTGACCTAGTATCTATTGTTGAACACTTCTTGGACAAAGTGTTGTTGCATATTATGTAACCATTTTCCACCTTCCAGTTTGCACTAGGACATCGACAACCTGTGGGAAAGATTGAATAAAAAATTGTTACCCCTGAAAAATTGCGTGGCCTAATAAACAACAAGAGTAAAAGACCGGTATTTTAGCCGGCCATCCCTCAAGCTGATGAATGACTCCCTTCAGTCCACTGCTGTGATGGAATTTTCTGTGCCAGGGGAACAGATGGAGAAACCATAGTTTACAGGGAGTGCCCCCCTCCCGACTCAAGGTCATAGTTCAACAGGCCCATTGAGGGGCCTGAATGCTGTACAATGCTGGAGTGATGAATCTGTTTCCCGAGAGACAGGCGCCAAATGAAAGCTGCCTGCGGGTGAATAGAAGGTCATGACGGGCCATGTTATATATCAGGTCAAACTCCTGAGCAGTGGTGGAACGGATCTGGtggactgtccatcacaatcagtagttcaaccaatgatagtgCAGCAATTATCTGCTCGACCAgtgatttgcatttttatgttcttattttgcattttgttcTGAGTGGGGCTACGTGATCGGTCAATTGCTAAGTTGTCTCTGCATCTGTGTGAACTGTTGGGAGCACTGATTATGTAATACATAAAAAGCAAATGACCCACATGTGAACTTGATTTCATGGTATGGAATCAAGAGATCATTTTCTCTGTTACTTTGCTACATTTCACCTTCCTTCCTCTGCTCTCATTCAACTTTCATACCAAAGGCAAATTTATAAAGAGgttaaaaaaagaaaccttTTTGTTAGTTCTAATCACTTTCAACCTAATAAATAGCATAATAATCAACAAAATGTCTCTggctttaatacatgtatgctttaaGGCCTGCCTTTATTTTAAAACAGAAGTAAAAAGGTTCAACATCTCTATTTCCAAACATGTTTCAACAGCATGCTACCCAGGGTTCCTACCGGTCTAAAAGTAGGGTTACTAACCACTACACCACATGCACTTCAActttcttattctttttttctcagcGACTACTTACCCTCCTTCCTCCTCCAGCAGTGACAGGAACTTTGGGATGCGCACCTCCTCATCAGTCTGAAGaagacaaaatatcaacatcaaGAAGATGAAGATCTCACACCTATTCAAAGTTTCTTGTCTGTCTTATTTAATTGTAGTTAATTATGGAAATAAGGTTTTGATGAAtattacatgtgtccattgatcccTTCCTGTCACTTTATGCTGAACATAACTAGCAtgtgaaaacacagacagacctaAATCAATGCCTCCCCATGAACTAGTAGcatcttccattgacccaatgacCCGgactgtctgtcatgtctgattaactATCACCTCTGAGCTCCTGTCACTCCTGCAAGACCTTTGTAGTAAGCCCATCTTTCCACTCACATCCTGCCTCTCAACTGGCAGTGTATTCAAACAACTAGTAtgaatacacatcaacacaaacaaacagacacacacagagaaaacaatacctctgatTCCACAGAGGCAAACATCGTCAT belongs to Branchiostoma lanceolatum isolate klBraLanc5 chromosome 15, klBraLanc5.hap2, whole genome shotgun sequence and includes:
- the LOC136420710 gene encoding protein Wnt-3a-like isoform X1 yields the protein MDSVRCQVSVLLLFVIWSQTAEVGMGSPGWWYLAVGPQFSSLAAANAGGQGRRWPLVCSSIPGLVPRQIRYCRKFHEIMPFVADGTKLGIRECQHQFRGRRWNCTTVQGQVSIFGPVLDRGNISTTPKTPPRAGDSILGPAVNRASREAAFVHAITSAGVAYSVTKACAEGTSPDCGCDNRHKGPPGEGWKWGGCSEDVFFGTKFSRDFVDARIRGRRDGRSAMDRHNNEAGRQSIMKNLQLKCKCHGLSGSCEIKTCWWAQPDFRTVGNVLKDKYDSASEMAVERHREPSGMVDSLYPRYSFFKAPGKDDLIYFENSPNFCEPNNSTGSLGTKGRECNITSHGIDGCQLMCCGRGWNTRTEMRTEKCHCQFHWCCYVTCQECQKKHQVHTCK
- the LOC136420710 gene encoding protein Wnt-3a-like isoform X2, which encodes MDSVRCQVSVLLLFVIWSQTAEVGMGSPGWWYLAVGPQFSSLAAANAGGQGRRWPLVCSSIPGLVPRQIRYCRKFHEIMPFVADGTKLGIRECQHQFRGRRWNCTTVQGQVSIFGPVLDRASREAAFVHAITSAGVAYSVTKACAEGTSPDCGCDNRHKGPPGEGWKWGGCSEDVFFGTKFSRDFVDARIRGRRDGRSAMDRHNNEAGRQSIMKNLQLKCKCHGLSGSCEIKTCWWAQPDFRTVGNVLKDKYDSASEMAVERHREPSGMVDSLYPRYSFFKAPGKDDLIYFENSPNFCEPNNSTGSLGTKGRECNITSHGIDGCQLMCCGRGWNTRTEMRTEKCHCQFHWCCYVTCQECQKKHQVHTCK